CGACTCCAGCTCGTGATCGTTCCGCCCGTGGAGTTCGTCGCCGACCGGACGATCCGGCTCACGGTCGTCGGCGGCGCGAGCGCGGTCCAGTCGGCGGTCGAGGCGCTCCCGGCGGCGGTCGAGGCGGAGGTGCGCCGGATCGGCGGCTTCGACGGTGCCGTCGTGGATTCGTCGCCCGCGGCGGCGCTCACCACGCGACAGCGCGAGGCGGTCGCGGCGGCGGTCGACGCCGGCTACTACGGCGCGACGCGCGAGGGGAGCGTCGCGGCCGTGGCCGAGACACTCGACTGTTCGACGGGGACGGCGGCCGAACACCTCCGCAAGGCCGAGGCCCGGGTGATGCGTGCGGTCGTCGGCGAACGGTGACGCTCTCCGTCGGCCCCGTCGCGGTCGTCACCGCTCGGCCACGGCGGTCTGCATCGCGTCGCTGTTGTACGCGCTCCCGACGCCCTCGGCGTCGAGGACGATCAGTCCCGCCGTCGACCCGGTCTCGTCGGCGAACGCCGCGATCGCGGCCTCGGCGGCCGACTGGGCGCTCGCGCCCGCGCCGAGACGGTCGACGGCCCGCCGCGTGAGCGTCACGCGGGCGATGTCCTCGCCGGCCCCGGTCGCGGAGGCGCCGCCCGCCGCCCCGCAGTAGAAGCCGGAGCCGACCTGCGGGACGTCGCCGACCCGGCCGGCGAGGGCGAACCACCGCCCGCCGGTCGACGTCGCCGCCGCGAACGTCTCGCCGTCGCCGGCGACCGCGCCGACGGTGTCGTGGTCGGTGGTGGGGTCCGCCCCGCCCGCGTCGTCGCCGAAGCGGTCACGGAGCCACGCGAGCTGGTCGGCCGCGTCCCCGTGCGGGGGGTCCGCCGCCGCGAACCGCTCGCGGGTCGCCTCGGTCAGGAGATCGACGCCGGTCTCGACGCCGACGCACTCGGCGAACGCCTCCCCGGGCGGGCCCGCCAGCAGGACGTGCGGCGTCTCCACACAGACGGCTCGGGCGACGGAGATCGGGTGTTCGACGCCCGCGAGGGAGGCGACCGCGCCGATTTCTCCCCCAGAAGTCATCACGCCGGCGTCGACCCGGACCCGACCGTCGGACTGGACCGCCCCGCCGCGGCCGGCGTTGAACCGCTCGTCGCGTTCGAGCGTCCGGAGGGCGGCCTCGACCGCGTCGACCGGCGTCGACGCGCCGACGCCGGCGGCGGCCGCGTCGTCGAGGACGGCCTGTCTGGCCGCCGGCGCGGCGGGAGACGATCCGGCTCCACCGTGAACGATGAGTCGCACGTTCGACCCTGTCGTGGCGTCGACTTATAGCCCGCCGACCGCGCTCCGGTGGCCCCCCGTCCGCCGTCATCGATCGATCCCGCGGCCGCGGTTCGTACTCGTCTTCTGTCACTTGTTGACGGAGAACGGCAGGCCTTTTAACGTGGTCTGGAAAGTCGTGGTTGTTCATGAGTTACGACAAGGTCGAGGTCCCCGAAGACGGCGAACCCATCACCAT
This Salinigranum marinum DNA region includes the following protein-coding sequences:
- a CDS encoding helix-turn-helix domain-containing protein, which produces MRALRLRLHPDPDAIHPMHEFVIRHDGFTRARLLAEGERRPGGSDGNDDVDEMADEPQALLFHVEGSDPAREAYAAALRDTDSVAEFELDRRGDVLYAYVLEARSPFDTRLAATFTRLQLVIVPPVEFVADRTIRLTVVGGASAVQSAVEALPAAVEAEVRRIGGFDGAVVDSSPAAALTTRQREAVAAAVDAGYYGATREGSVAAVAETLDCSTGTAAEHLRKAEARVMRAVVGER
- a CDS encoding isoaspartyl peptidase/L-asparaginase, with amino-acid sequence MRLIVHGGAGSSPAAPAARQAVLDDAAAAGVGASTPVDAVEAALRTLERDERFNAGRGGAVQSDGRVRVDAGVMTSGGEIGAVASLAGVEHPISVARAVCVETPHVLLAGPPGEAFAECVGVETGVDLLTEATRERFAAADPPHGDAADQLAWLRDRFGDDAGGADPTTDHDTVGAVAGDGETFAAATSTGGRWFALAGRVGDVPQVGSGFYCGAAGGASATGAGEDIARVTLTRRAVDRLGAGASAQSAAEAAIAAFADETGSTAGLIVLDAEGVGSAYNSDAMQTAVAER